A section of the Clostridium sp. TW13 genome encodes:
- a CDS encoding DUF4932 domain-containing protein → MKKRILLLGLISVLLFNFFGCGSSKKNNEVVDNKNIVIAIKQSGKCNVSIEPKIELLSIMQYIADDPAILKKDLYKDNEKYSKDISEYFSSYKNEGVVTLYKEMMKSGFNYSAPAEAMLYVDDNLKLINNLTLPEDVVNSAGGKEKLLKFYNLLDDFRKKTKFDDFYIKHNDFYKNLVSAVKTKVDQSECIETLEKYYGYKQNSYNFIIEPLSIGGYAARIPSKDGKFDLYDFMVVPNNNAEFFQLIIHEFGHSYVNPLTAQNINEINKYDNLFTSIKEVMTKQQYSSWEFCVNENIVRAVAYRTLFKNFGYEVSEGYINMDTQKKFIFIKAITENLKEYEDNRDKYPTFNDFYPKLVEMFKELSNKQVPK, encoded by the coding sequence ATGAAAAAGAGAATATTGCTTTTGGGGTTAATAAGCGTATTATTATTTAATTTTTTTGGATGTGGAAGTAGTAAAAAAAATAATGAAGTAGTGGATAATAAAAATATAGTGATTGCAATTAAGCAAAGTGGTAAATGTAATGTAAGCATTGAACCTAAGATAGAGTTACTTTCAATAATGCAGTATATTGCTGATGATCCTGCTATCTTGAAAAAAGATTTATATAAGGATAATGAAAAATATAGTAAGGATATTTCAGAGTATTTTTCATCATATAAAAATGAAGGGGTAGTTACATTATATAAAGAAATGATGAAAAGTGGGTTCAATTATAGTGCTCCTGCTGAAGCAATGTTGTATGTTGATGATAACTTAAAACTAATAAACAATTTAACTTTGCCTGAAGATGTTGTAAATAGTGCAGGTGGGAAGGAAAAGTTATTGAAATTTTATAACTTATTGGATGATTTTAGAAAAAAAACTAAATTTGATGATTTTTATATAAAACATAATGATTTTTATAAAAATTTGGTTTCTGCTGTAAAAACGAAAGTTGACCAATCAGAGTGTATTGAAACACTAGAAAAATACTATGGATATAAACAAAATAGTTATAATTTTATTATAGAACCTTTATCAATAGGAGGTTATGCGGCAAGGATTCCTTCTAAAGATGGTAAGTTTGATTTATATGATTTTATGGTAGTGCCAAATAATAATGCAGAGTTTTTTCAGCTTATAATACATGAATTTGGACATTCATATGTGAATCCCTTAACTGCTCAAAATATAAACGAAATAAATAAATATGATAATTTATTTACTTCAATAAAAGAAGTTATGACTAAGCAACAATACAGCAGTTGGGAATTTTGCGTAAATGAGAATATTGTAAGAGCAGTAGCCTATAGGACTTTATTTAAGAACTTTGGATACGAAGTAAGTGAAGGATATATCAATATGGATACTCAAAAAAAGTTTATTTTCATAAAAGCAATTACTGAAAATTTAAAGGAATATGAGGATAATAGGGATAAGTATCCTACATTTAATGATTTTTATCCAAAACTTGTAGAAATGTTTAAAGAGTTATCAAATAAACAAGTACCAAAATAA
- a CDS encoding pentapeptide repeat-containing protein, with amino-acid sequence MTSQDIKKIDKKLYESLKIDCPKCFGLCCAALYFSASEGFPADKEAGKPCLNLQSDFCCGIHQDLRKKGFKGCTAYDCLGAGQKIAQVTYGGQSWQEKPELAKQIFDVFLIMKQIHEMLWYLAEAFRAQTNDVIKSKLKDLIDETDSITHENVDFLMKFDIEAHRDKVNSLLRQTSEIVRARALGGQKSNLKKQKTIAGRLNLFGADLRKANLRGADLRGAFLIAANLSGNDLSGADLIGADLRDTDLRGANLEKSLFLTQSQINAAKGDANTKLPVTLEHPSYWEK; translated from the coding sequence ATGACATCACAAGATATAAAAAAAATAGATAAAAAATTATATGAAAGCCTAAAAATTGATTGTCCAAAATGTTTTGGGTTATGTTGCGCTGCATTATATTTTTCAGCTTCAGAAGGGTTTCCAGCAGATAAGGAAGCTGGGAAACCATGCTTAAACTTACAATCGGATTTTTGCTGTGGAATTCACCAAGACCTTAGAAAGAAGGGATTTAAAGGATGTACAGCTTATGATTGTTTGGGAGCAGGACAAAAAATTGCTCAAGTTACATATGGTGGACAAAGCTGGCAGGAAAAACCTGAATTAGCAAAGCAAATTTTTGATGTGTTCTTAATTATGAAACAAATTCATGAAATGCTTTGGTATTTAGCAGAAGCATTTAGAGCTCAGACAAATGATGTAATTAAGAGTAAACTTAAAGATTTGATAGACGAAACTGATAGTATTACGCATGAAAATGTAGATTTTCTTATGAAGTTTGATATAGAGGCGCATAGAGATAAGGTGAACTCTTTGCTTAGACAGACAAGTGAAATAGTTAGAGCTAGAGCACTTGGAGGCCAGAAAAGTAATTTGAAAAAGCAGAAGACTATAGCAGGAAGATTAAATTTATTTGGAGCAGACCTAAGAAAAGCTAATCTTAGAGGAGCAGATTTAAGAGGGGCATTTCTTATAGCAGCTAATCTTAGTGGCAATGATTTGAGTGGAGCAGATCTTATTGGAGCAGATTTGAGAGATACTGATCTTAGAGGAGCAAATTTAGAAAAGAGTTTATTTCTTACACAATCTCAGATTAATGCTGCTAAGGGTGATGCTAATACTAAATTGCCAGTGACTTTAGAACATCCATCTTATTGGGAAAAATAA
- a CDS encoding VC0807 family protein: MENISNKKQSLLKSVFNRDFVISAIIPIIIFATMDHIGMTLNGIILSGLWSIGVVIINFIKNHEFNALATISAVFYGVGLIGTVISKNPNFYLISPIIKDILYALIFFGSLLFKRSLIQVIVEQSFYKTTSKELKSQAKYIHIWRMLSIAWGILNLSQAGLRILLLHSISMSQYYAISTMYDNISTPLMIAFSIMVPQWYFKKQKLAA, encoded by the coding sequence ATGGAAAATATATCAAATAAAAAGCAATCATTATTAAAAAGTGTATTCAATAGAGACTTCGTTATCAGTGCAATCATTCCAATTATAATTTTCGCAACCATGGATCATATTGGTATGACTCTTAATGGAATAATATTATCTGGTCTTTGGAGTATAGGTGTTGTTATTATTAATTTTATAAAGAATCATGAATTCAACGCTCTTGCAACAATAAGTGCAGTTTTCTACGGAGTTGGACTAATCGGTACTGTTATTTCAAAAAATCCAAATTTTTATTTAATCTCTCCAATAATAAAAGATATTTTATACGCTTTAATATTCTTTGGTTCTTTATTATTCAAAAGATCATTAATCCAAGTAATAGTTGAACAAAGCTTTTACAAAACCACTTCAAAAGAATTGAAATCTCAAGCAAAGTACATACATATTTGGAGAATGCTTAGCATTGCATGGGGAATTCTAAACTTAAGTCAAGCAGGTTTAAGAATTTTATTATTACACTCTATTTCCATGAGTCAATATTATGCTATAAGCACTATGTATGATAATATTTCAACTCCACTTATGATAGCTTTTTCAATTATGGTTCCTCAATGGTATTTTAAGAAACAAAAGCTTGCTGCATAA
- a CDS encoding flavodoxin family protein, with protein sequence MKILAINGSPRGINGNTEVLLEQFLIGCEEAGAEKETIYLNRKHINHCSGCFSCWTKTPGKCIHKDDMEDLLLKVSMADIIVYATPLYYFTVTGLMKDFMDRTLPLFKGEILKCDDNKYGHPSRNKKQSPTKTVLISNCGFPGKYNFSGLLETFNVMTNGNLSGSILFGQGGALGNVRQDANLKELFKPYFSALRSAGKEIVTSGYISNETQLILDTNIIDSETYIKNANKNWHN encoded by the coding sequence ATGAAAATTTTAGCTATTAATGGCAGTCCAAGAGGAATAAATGGTAACACAGAAGTATTGTTAGAACAATTTCTAATAGGTTGTGAGGAAGCTGGTGCAGAAAAAGAAACAATTTACCTCAATAGAAAACATATAAATCATTGCTCAGGATGTTTTAGTTGTTGGACTAAAACTCCCGGGAAATGCATCCACAAAGATGATATGGAAGATTTACTTCTTAAAGTATCCATGGCAGATATAATTGTCTATGCAACACCACTTTATTATTTCACAGTTACTGGTCTAATGAAAGATTTCATGGATCGTACCCTTCCACTATTCAAAGGAGAAATACTAAAGTGTGATGATAATAAATATGGTCATCCCTCCAGAAATAAAAAGCAATCACCAACAAAAACAGTTTTGATTTCCAATTGCGGTTTCCCAGGAAAATATAATTTTTCAGGTTTATTAGAAACTTTCAACGTAATGACAAATGGTAACTTATCAGGCTCCATACTATTCGGGCAAGGAGGGGCTCTTGGTAATGTAAGACAAGATGCAAATTTAAAAGAACTATTCAAACCATATTTTTCAGCTTTGAGAAGTGCAGGTAAAGAAATAGTTACATCAGGATATATATCAAATGAAACTCAATTAATACTTGATACAAATATTATTGATTCAGAAACTTATATTAAAAATGCAAATAAAAATTGGCATAACTAG
- a CDS encoding PadR family transcriptional regulator: MAKLNKTKFALLGILNHMSGSGYDIKKFCDNSIGHFWNENYGHIYPVLQRLDEEGLITKQAQQNDSKPTKNIYSITEQGKEELDNWLVLPVDKEPIRSELLLKIFLSKDIPTKSTIEKVEEIKKNSEATLNQYKSIQDLFNSGKIKVDKKTLILWSSTINYGKQSEIAKIKWCEDTLKQLEEIKDL, from the coding sequence ATGGCAAAACTAAATAAAACAAAATTTGCTCTTCTCGGAATATTAAACCATATGTCAGGTTCTGGATATGATATTAAAAAATTCTGTGACAATAGCATAGGACATTTCTGGAATGAGAATTACGGACATATATACCCTGTTCTTCAAAGATTGGATGAAGAAGGATTAATAACTAAGCAGGCACAACAAAATGATTCAAAACCAACAAAAAATATATACTCTATCACTGAACAAGGAAAGGAAGAATTAGATAATTGGTTAGTACTTCCGGTAGACAAAGAACCCATTAGATCAGAACTTTTATTGAAAATATTCTTATCAAAAGACATCCCTACCAAAAGTACTATTGAAAAAGTTGAAGAAATCAAAAAAAATTCTGAGGCTACCTTAAACCAATACAAGTCAATACAGGATTTGTTTAATTCAGGCAAGATTAAAGTAGATAAAAAAACTTTAATACTATGGTCAAGCACCATTAATTATGGAAAACAAAGTGAAATAGCAAAAATTAAATGGTGTGAAGATACGTTAAAGCAATTAGAAGAAATTAAAGATTTATAA
- a CDS encoding esterase/lipase family protein — protein MSKSKNTRIIDFPLNLDTALENHSLINKKNCKLLNTCSNNYPIVMVHGHMGWGSNELFGLNYWGGFFSLKDYLNRNDFTVFTPTIGPISSNWDRACELFAYLKGGIVDYGEAHSKKYGHARYGRTYPGVYPELGSKSENGTIKKIHLIGHSMGGQTIRVLTQLLEKGNADELEVTPESNISELFKGRNSWVSSITTLATPHDGTPLARETSKFIPFIQQFLASLGAITGVTDLIYNPYFDYSLDQWGLHKEHTESLKDYVDKVISSNLWNETKDFSLWELTPEGAKELNSWISLQDNVYYFSLACLNTHKDLLTKHQIHNITMLPQLIPTSEFIGSFTSNNSNEVTITNDWWPNDGLVSVISAQGPHQGSRDTIINFNKIPQKGAWNYLGTKQRTDHSDIVSLYKFHPELKHEYLKLAEMLASLPN, from the coding sequence ATGTCTAAATCAAAAAATACTCGAATAATTGATTTTCCATTAAATTTAGATACTGCTCTTGAAAACCATTCATTAATAAATAAAAAGAATTGCAAGCTTTTAAATACATGCAGTAATAACTATCCAATAGTTATGGTCCATGGACATATGGGTTGGGGAAGTAACGAACTATTCGGTCTTAATTATTGGGGTGGTTTTTTCAGCCTAAAGGACTACTTAAATAGGAACGACTTTACCGTCTTTACTCCAACCATAGGACCAATATCAAGTAACTGGGACAGGGCTTGTGAACTTTTTGCTTACTTAAAAGGTGGAATAGTTGATTATGGAGAAGCACATTCAAAAAAGTATGGCCATGCACGTTATGGAAGAACCTATCCAGGAGTTTATCCTGAGCTAGGAAGTAAATCTGAAAATGGAACAATAAAAAAGATTCATTTAATAGGTCATAGCATGGGTGGACAAACTATTAGAGTTCTGACTCAACTTTTGGAAAAGGGAAATGCTGACGAACTAGAAGTAACCCCTGAAAGTAACATATCTGAACTTTTTAAGGGCAGAAACTCTTGGGTAAGTAGCATAACTACTCTTGCAACACCTCATGATGGAACACCTCTTGCGCGTGAAACTTCTAAATTCATACCATTTATTCAGCAGTTTCTAGCAAGCCTTGGTGCTATAACTGGCGTTACTGATTTAATTTACAATCCTTATTTTGACTACAGCTTGGACCAATGGGGACTTCATAAGGAGCATACAGAATCTTTAAAAGATTATGTTGATAAGGTAATAAGTAGTAACTTATGGAATGAAACAAAAGATTTTAGCCTTTGGGAACTTACTCCTGAAGGAGCAAAAGAATTAAATTCTTGGATCTCTCTCCAAGATAATGTTTACTATTTTTCTTTAGCTTGCCTTAATACACACAAAGATTTATTAACTAAACACCAAATTCATAACATAACCATGCTTCCACAACTTATTCCAACATCTGAATTTATAGGGTCTTTTACTTCCAATAACTCTAATGAAGTTACTATAACTAATGATTGGTGGCCAAATGATGGCTTAGTAAGTGTAATCTCTGCTCAAGGACCTCACCAAGGTTCAAGGGATACAATAATTAACTTTAATAAAATTCCTCAAAAAGGTGCATGGAATTATCTTGGCACAAAGCAACGTACAGATCATTCAGACATAGTTTCGCTATATAAGTTTCATCCAGAACTAAAGCATGAATATCTTAAACTAGCAGAAATGTTAGCCAGTCTGCCAAATTAA
- a CDS encoding DUF6506 family protein — protein sequence MKVKAAFIFVAPEVDYKIHRTVVDTPVVQLTVVGVKNYSEAVEVAKELVEQGIKALELCAGFGNEGIALVSKAVKGKASVGAVKFDHHPGFDFKSGDELFNN from the coding sequence ATGAAAGTTAAAGCAGCATTTATTTTTGTAGCACCAGAGGTTGATTATAAAATTCACAGAACAGTTGTAGATACTCCTGTTGTACAATTAACAGTGGTTGGAGTTAAAAATTATAGTGAAGCGGTAGAGGTTGCAAAAGAGTTAGTTGAGCAAGGCATTAAAGCTTTAGAACTTTGCGCTGGTTTTGGAAATGAGGGTATTGCACTTGTAAGTAAAGCTGTAAAAGGAAAGGCATCAGTTGGTGCTGTGAAATTTGATCATCATCCTGGATTTGATTTTAAGAGCGGTGATGAACTATTTAATAACTAA
- a CDS encoding AraC family transcriptional regulator — protein MKNYIEFYEKGSVEIVYGKSSHHFPLHSHESFCVGCILNGEAEFTINNSKCLLKKSMAFILPSNTGISIKTDTKYDYVTICFKNELKRQVDHIRFNNYFIKMDSQNDMFALCNIFKKDNDESKFLKSILKLISNSIDHNISSQNSASNDIIPLICNYIKVNACEKFNLDSLAKEFFISKYHLIRMFKKEMGVTPYQYYIQAKMRIIKTEIFYAQSETNLAMDINLSDESHLCKVFKRQMGISIKDYKNNLTKK, from the coding sequence ATGAAAAATTATATAGAATTTTATGAAAAAGGATCTGTTGAAATTGTATATGGGAAAAGCAGTCATCATTTTCCTCTCCATAGTCATGAAAGCTTTTGCGTAGGTTGCATTCTTAACGGTGAGGCAGAATTCACCATAAACAACTCCAAATGCTTGCTGAAGAAATCCATGGCCTTTATCCTCCCCTCAAATACTGGAATTTCAATAAAAACAGACACTAAATATGATTACGTAACTATATGCTTTAAAAATGAACTAAAAAGACAGGTTGATCATATAAGATTTAATAACTACTTTATCAAAATGGATTCTCAGAATGACATGTTTGCTTTATGCAATATTTTTAAGAAGGATAATGATGAAAGTAAATTTTTAAAATCTATTCTTAAATTAATTAGTAATTCTATTGACCATAATATATCCTCACAAAACAGTGCTTCAAATGACATAATTCCCTTGATTTGTAATTACATCAAAGTAAATGCCTGCGAAAAATTTAATTTGGATTCATTAGCCAAAGAATTTTTTATATCAAAATACCATTTAATTCGCATGTTTAAAAAAGAAATGGGAGTAACTCCATATCAATATTATATTCAAGCAAAAATGAGAATAATAAAGACAGAGATATTCTATGCTCAATCTGAAACTAATCTTGCAATGGATATCAACTTGTCTGATGAAAGTCACTTATGTAAAGTATTCAAAAGACAGATGGGCATATCTATTAAGGATTATAAAAATAACTTAACAAAAAAGTGA
- a CDS encoding DUF1062 domain-containing protein: MSYLKKYQWELIPESLPTVKRNCPKCNEKTQYISSEKFRVNANKNNIDVWLIYQCEKCKSTFNMTIYERIKPYEINKDEYERFLCNDRELAKQYAFNLSMYSNNKAEIILENVNYKLIERQIEAYCMNEDEIVVEIICKYPIGIRVDKLLGDKLGVSRSKIKCMHKEGLIIIDDDKNSLNTKIRNGLLIRVLKSEKNVLDKAI, encoded by the coding sequence ATGAGCTATTTGAAGAAATATCAATGGGAGTTAATACCTGAAAGTTTACCGACAGTTAAAAGAAATTGTCCCAAGTGTAATGAGAAAACACAATATATCAGTTCTGAAAAATTTAGAGTTAATGCAAATAAAAATAATATTGATGTTTGGTTAATTTATCAATGTGAAAAGTGTAAATCAACTTTCAACATGACAATATATGAGAGAATAAAACCTTATGAGATTAATAAAGATGAGTATGAAAGGTTTCTTTGTAATGATAGGGAATTGGCAAAGCAATACGCATTTAATCTTAGCATGTATAGCAACAATAAGGCTGAAATTATTTTGGAGAATGTTAATTATAAATTGATAGAAAGACAAATAGAAGCATACTGCATGAATGAGGATGAAATAGTTGTAGAAATCATTTGTAAATATCCTATAGGTATTAGGGTGGATAAGCTCTTAGGTGATAAGCTTGGAGTATCAAGAAGTAAAATAAAATGTATGCATAAAGAAGGATTAATTATTATTGATGATGATAAAAATTCTTTGAATACTAAAATAAGAAATGGTTTATTGATACGTGTTTTAAAATCAGAAAAGAATGTGTTAGATAAGGCAATATAA
- a CDS encoding DUF1905 domain-containing protein gives MVYEFTGYLFQEGQRAFISIPFNVWEECAQKGNIPAEITINDFTYECKLVPKGNGNYLIPISKVNLKSISQDDNNVNVSLEIINGLTRINNNSPYSLENPIRKIDTIKSIIQPRNGLCGHACVSMLTGISLDEVISLMGSQCCSMSKVIEALDYYGINHSKKMFYNLKPDSILPKCCIININNHYILYFDGIYYDPAVGTLEKVDMNEIVGYLEILAQ, from the coding sequence ATGGTTTATGAATTCACTGGTTATCTCTTTCAAGAAGGTCAAAGAGCCTTCATTAGTATTCCTTTTAATGTATGGGAAGAGTGTGCACAAAAAGGAAACATCCCTGCCGAAATAACAATAAATGATTTCACTTATGAGTGTAAACTAGTTCCTAAAGGTAATGGAAATTATTTAATTCCCATTTCAAAAGTTAATCTAAAAAGCATTTCTCAAGATGATAATAATGTTAATGTATCTTTAGAAATCATTAATGGGCTAACTAGGATAAATAATAATAGCCCTTATAGTTTAGAAAATCCTATAAGGAAAATAGATACTATAAAATCTATAATCCAACCAAGAAACGGATTATGTGGCCATGCTTGTGTTTCAATGCTCACAGGAATTTCTCTAGACGAAGTGATCTCATTAATGGGTTCTCAATGTTGTTCTATGAGCAAGGTTATAGAGGCTTTAGACTACTATGGAATTAATCACTCAAAGAAAATGTTCTATAATTTAAAGCCTGATAGCATTCTTCCAAAATGCTGTATTATAAATATTAACAATCACTACATACTTTACTTTGATGGAATCTACTATGATCCTGCTGTAGGAACTCTAGAGAAAGTAGATATGAATGAGATAGTTGGTTACTTAGAAATATTAGCACAATAA
- a CDS encoding CD3324 family protein: protein MSYANAREIFPEDILEIIQNYVDGEYIYIPKKEENRVAWGELTQCKQELQARNAKIYDDYLIGISIQSLSQKYYLSPKTIQRIVSEKKKIG, encoded by the coding sequence ATGAGCTATGCAAATGCAAGGGAGATATTTCCTGAAGATATATTGGAAATAATTCAAAATTACGTTGATGGTGAATATATTTATATACCAAAGAAAGAAGAAAATAGAGTGGCATGGGGTGAACTTACTCAATGTAAGCAGGAGCTTCAAGCTAGAAATGCTAAGATATACGATGATTATTTAATCGGGATATCTATACAAAGTCTTTCACAAAAGTATTATTTATCACCCAAAACTATACAAAGAATTGTTTCAGAAAAAAAGAAGATCGGATGA
- a CDS encoding helix-turn-helix domain-containing protein, whose translation MDNIEILQKVVNYIEANLKTELNYEELARLVGYSPYHFLHIFGDVIGMPLSAYITRRRVKHAIYDISKGEKLIDAALAYGFDTHSGFFKAFKREFGCSPSKYVRTSKVKKPVPINLKQEAKIMLTQAELRQILSKWDVDTKLKVDKVYFYMGNIKGWNIGDKYVFTTGVNIAGLRTHILIAELLSKKGINVSYPIKTKDGQDFLQDDDRYYALLHRVKGRYLTPEERYENREVTGQKYGEAIGKLHCVLKEVDDDLILKNENLYDTVFNWAMPATKRIMEQWNCPLPEEFFEEYKANFTKLYDKLPKQIIHRDPNPTNILFNGEEVSGFIDFDISERNVRIFDPCYCATGILAESSKIVDGYEEWPELLKGIINGYDKICPLSVEEKAAIPYIIYSIQMIFIAYLEGHDEAKEMAMENRKMLVWLWENSKKLKF comes from the coding sequence ATGGATAATATAGAGATTCTCCAAAAAGTAGTTAACTATATTGAAGCAAATTTAAAAACTGAATTAAATTATGAAGAGCTTGCAAGGCTTGTAGGGTATTCTCCCTATCACTTCTTGCATATATTTGGGGATGTGATAGGTATGCCACTATCTGCATATATAACAAGGCGTAGAGTTAAACATGCTATTTATGATATCTCTAAAGGTGAGAAATTGATAGATGCAGCCCTTGCTTATGGATTTGATACTCATTCAGGTTTTTTTAAAGCCTTCAAGAGAGAATTTGGTTGTTCACCATCTAAGTATGTAAGAACCTCAAAGGTTAAAAAGCCAGTACCGATAAATTTAAAACAGGAGGCAAAAATAATGCTTACACAAGCTGAATTAAGACAAATTTTATCAAAATGGGATGTAGATACAAAGTTAAAAGTAGATAAGGTGTATTTTTATATGGGGAATATTAAGGGTTGGAATATAGGAGATAAGTATGTATTTACTACAGGTGTAAATATAGCTGGATTACGTACTCATATATTAATTGCAGAATTATTATCTAAGAAAGGTATTAATGTCTCATATCCTATAAAAACAAAAGATGGACAAGACTTTTTACAAGATGATGACCGATATTATGCATTGTTACATCGTGTGAAAGGAAGATATTTAACTCCAGAAGAAAGATATGAGAATAGAGAGGTAACAGGACAAAAGTATGGAGAAGCAATTGGGAAGTTACACTGTGTTCTTAAGGAAGTTGATGATGACTTGATATTGAAGAATGAAAATTTATATGATACAGTTTTCAATTGGGCTATGCCTGCAACTAAGAGAATAATGGAACAATGGAATTGTCCGTTACCAGAAGAATTTTTTGAAGAATATAAGGCGAACTTTACAAAGTTATATGATAAACTTCCTAAGCAGATAATACATCGTGACCCTAATCCAACTAATATTTTATTCAATGGAGAGGAGGTAAGTGGATTTATTGATTTTGATATAAGTGAGAGAAATGTGCGAATTTTTGATCCATGTTATTGTGCTACAGGAATACTAGCAGAGTCCAGCAAGATAGTAGATGGGTATGAAGAATGGCCAGAGCTTCTTAAAGGTATTATTAATGGATATGATAAGATATGTCCATTAAGTGTTGAAGAAAAGGCAGCAATACCATATATAATATACTCAATCCAAATGATATTCATTGCCTATTTAGAAGGCCACGATGAAGCAAAAGAAATGGCAATGGAGAACAGAAAAATGCTTGTATGGTTATGGGAGAATTCAAAGAAGTTAAAGTTTTAA
- a CDS encoding GrpB family protein: MRTKSVIVLPYDSNWRNEFEKIKLYLERALGNTILGIEHVGSTSIEGLAAKPIIDLDVIIESYNNFEDVKSRLEGLGYSYEGDLGIKDRQAFKYDEKQKTEFLTHHLYVCPKYSEELKRHLTFRNYMRAHKEDVDKYGEVKLQAAKMFPTDIDSYLEYKSPCIIEIYKKIGLEK; the protein is encoded by the coding sequence ATGAGAACAAAAAGTGTAATTGTTCTTCCATATGATTCTAACTGGAGGAACGAATTTGAAAAAATAAAATTATATTTAGAAAGAGCACTTGGGAATACAATCCTTGGTATTGAGCATGTAGGAAGTACCTCAATAGAAGGATTAGCTGCTAAACCTATTATAGATTTAGATGTTATTATAGAAAGTTATAATAATTTTGAGGATGTTAAATCTCGCTTAGAAGGGTTAGGATACTCTTATGAAGGAGACTTGGGGATAAAAGACAGACAAGCTTTTAAATATGATGAAAAGCAAAAGACTGAGTTTCTGACTCATCATTTGTATGTTTGTCCTAAATATTCTGAGGAGTTAAAGAGACATCTTACTTTTCGTAATTATATGAGAGCTCACAAAGAGGATGTAGATAAGTATGGTGAAGTTAAATTGCAAGCAGCAAAGATGTTTCCAACAGATATTGATAGCTATCTAGAATATAAAAGCCCGTGCATAATTGAAATTTACAAGAAAATTGGATTAGAAAAGTAG
- a CDS encoding non-canonical purine NTP pyrophosphatase has translation MNLIYGTYNPSKLESMIKMLDGLDICLTGLQSLEIKLQEAEESGKEPLANATQKALTYYEQLKKPIFSCDSGLYFEEVEEEDQPGVLIKRIHGNNLTYKEMVGYYSNLAGKYGGKLTAYYKNSICLIMNKDNIYKYDGEDIWSEKFYIVDKPHKIYREGFPLDSLSVEIKSMKYYYDLEDDDSENLGVIKGFRDFFIRSLNTCK, from the coding sequence ATGAATTTAATATATGGAACTTATAATCCATCTAAATTAGAGAGCATGATAAAGATGTTAGATGGACTAGATATTTGTTTAACTGGTCTTCAATCATTGGAAATAAAATTGCAAGAGGCAGAAGAGAGTGGAAAAGAACCTTTAGCAAATGCAACTCAAAAAGCTTTGACGTATTATGAGCAGCTAAAGAAACCTATATTTTCTTGTGATTCTGGGTTATATTTTGAAGAAGTTGAAGAAGAAGATCAACCTGGAGTGCTTATAAAAAGAATTCATGGCAATAATTTGACCTATAAAGAAATGGTTGGCTATTATAGTAATTTAGCAGGCAAGTATGGTGGAAAGCTAACTGCTTATTATAAGAATTCTATATGCTTAATAATGAATAAAGATAATATTTATAAATATGATGGTGAAGATATATGGTCTGAAAAGTTTTATATTGTAGATAAACCTCACAAGATTTATAGAGAAGGTTTTCCACTAGATTCATTGTCAGTAGAGATTAAAAGTATGAAATATTACTATGATTTAGAGGATGATGATAGTGAAAATTTAGGGGTTATTAAAGGCTTTAGAGATTTTTTTATTAGAAGTTTAAACACTTGTAAATAG